One region of Triticum aestivum cultivar Chinese Spring chromosome 6B, IWGSC CS RefSeq v2.1, whole genome shotgun sequence genomic DNA includes:
- the LOC123140084 gene encoding uncharacterized protein DDB_G0271670-like, whose amino-acid sequence SSSSSSSSSSSSSSSSSSSSSSSSSSCSSSSSSSSSSSSSSSSSSSSSSSSSPSSPSSPYSSPSSSSSSSSSSSSSSSSSSSSSSSSSSSSSSSSSSSPSYSPPSSSSSSSSSSPASSPSSSPSSPSPSSPSSSPSSSPSPSSSSPSPSSSPSSSSPSSSSSSSSSSSSSSSSSSSSSSSSSSSSSSSSSSSSSSSSSSSSSSSSSSSSSSSS is encoded by the coding sequence tcttcttcttcttcttcttcttcttcttcttcttcttcttcttcttcttcttcttcttcttcttcttcttcttcttcttgttcttcttcttcttcttcttcttcttcttcttcttcttcttcttcttcttcttcttcttcttcttcttcttcttctccttcttctccttcttctccttattcttctccttcttcttcttcttcttcttcttcttcttcttcttcttcttcttcttcttcttcttcttcttcttcttcttcttcttcttcttcttcttcttcttcttcttcttctccttcttattctcctccttcttcttcttcttcttcttcttcttcttctcctgcttcttctccttcttcttctccttcttctccttctccttcttctccttcttcttctccttcttcttctccttctccttcttcttcttctccttctccttcttcttctccttcttcttcttctccttcttcttcttcttcttcttcttcttcttcttcttcttcttcttcttcttcttcttcttcttcttcttcttcttcttcttcttcttcttcttcttcttcttcttcttcttcttcttcttcttcttcttcttcttcttcttcttcttcttcttcttcttcttcttcttct